In Paludibacter propionicigenes WB4, the genomic window TGAAATTGTGCAAAATATTATAACTGCAAATCCAATACTTAATCAGGATTTGAAATTTTATATCTCAAAGTCTGTTTCACTAAATGCTGCCAGTATGGGCAATAAGAATTTTGTATTGAAATTGGGTTCCTTTTATTATTTACAAAATGAATCACAATTAGCTTCGGTAGTTTCGCACGAAATAGCACATTATATTTTGAAGCACGCCCTAATAGAAATTCAACGACGTTATAAACTTGAAAAAGGTTCGGATTACAAAGATGAAATTTATGAAATAAAAAAAGACAACACTAATAGGGGCGAAAAAGCATACAATAAGTTGAAAGGTATTCTCTACGACGGAGGCAAGAGTAGTCGGAAGCAAGAATATGAAGCAGATTCGCTAGGTTATATTTTAATTAAGAACACCAATTATAATAAAACGGAATACCTGAATTCGTTGAGATTGATTGAACAATATGATACGATACGACCTATTGGATTGAAACTTGAAACATATAAAAAGATATTTAATTTGCCAAGTCAGCCTTTTAAAGAGGAATGGTTAAAAACAGAAGATTTCTCAAATTACGATTATTCGAAATATAAAGAAAAATATAATGAAGATTCTATTCGTTCACACCCTGAAACGGAATTAAGAATTGTTGCATTGAAGAGGATTTATCCGGAGTTGAATAAAGTTGATGCTCCTCAGATTGCTTCTCCTGAATTTAAAGAATTGCAAAACATTGCGAAGCTGGAACAACCAGCCAGTCTTTTATTCCAGGAAGAATATGGCTTAGGAATCTATTTTTGTTTGTATTGCTTGCAAAATGAGGACAATGTGGATTATAATAAAAAATGGCTGGGAGAATACTTTCAAAAAATATACAATGCAAGAAAGGAATATAAGCTGAACCGATATTTAGAGCGTGTTGATCCGAAAAATCAATCGGAAAGTTATAAGCAATTTTTGAATTTTATGTGGAATTTAAATTTGTCCGAGATAAAAGTAATTGCAGATTATTATAATCAAAGAGGCTCTTGATAAAGAGCCTCTTTAGTTTATGTCAGTAATTCAACTTTTCTAATCTGATTTGATTGTATTTATCCTTCTCGTTATATTCTCTAAGCATTATGTATCCTTCTTTTGCTGGCTGTGGATATATTGAGTATTTCTTTTTTGCAGTAAGTGGAATTTTTTCTTCCGTCAGTTTTCCGTTTATAATTGTGTTTATACCTAATAATAAGTTTGGTGTATTATTGAATAAACTAGCATTGGGATCTTTTACTACGTCATAGTAAAAGAAAACGACACCTGTTTGATCTTTTATATATTGTGAGAATAAGAATTCGGCACTGTAATGACTAAGTTCTTTTTTTATAGTATTCACTTCGCCCGGAGTGAAATCTGTTTTCATATTAAATAAAACATAATCAGTTGTTTTTGGTAGTCCTGTCCAAAAGGCATCGAATTTATATTTCTCAGTCAGAATAGAAATAGATCCATCTTTAAAGAAAAAGTACTTAATGGGTCTCAATCGAAAGTTTTTTTCCATTCTCCCTCGTTCATCTACTTCTATTTGATTTGTAAAATCGCTCCACTGAGTGTACTTTTTTTCGATTTCATTTCCGTTCTCATTCAATACAATTTTATAAAATCCCAAATTTTGGTCAAGTGTAAAATCAGTCTTTTTATAAGGAGAGTAGTTGCCCGTGATATATAATTTATTATCAATTTCTTTTACTCTGAGGGTATGACTATATTCGCTTCCAACTCTTTCCAAAACATATTTATACTTTTCTTTGCCAGATTGAAGATCTAAAGCAACAATGGCATATTCATTAATATTCATTACACCTCCAAAATCTCCTTTGGTCCAGTTGGAGATGGCCACATAGATTGTATTTTTATTTACGTGTAAAAAATTGAAAGAATTATATTGCTTTTCAGTACCATTGGGGTTGTATTCATATTTCCATAAGAGTTCTTTCTTTTCATTAAAGAGTTGAACATCTTTTTCCAGGTAACTCTTTTTATTATTGTCTTCTGTAATAAAAAAGCCTTTAAAAATGCCATTATTAAATCCTCTTACATAATTTCTTGTTTCAAGTCCTTTGTATTCTTTTTTCATTTGATCATAATCAGAAATAAATTCAGTAAACTGATTATTCTCATATTTAAATTCGGCTGACACTGTATTATCTTTCAAAGAAATAGTTTGGAAGGTAGATAATAATAGCTTCGAAATACCGGTAAAGCTGTTTCTGTAATAGTAAATTTTATTCATAATTACATAATCACCCATCAATGTGCAATCATAATATCCACTCAAAACATTATTATATTGTTTACTTGTAAATTCTTTATTGGATACCTTGTTGAGATTTCTGTCTAAAAAAACATATTCCATTGTTTTATTTTGACTGTCTGCGTCTCGTTCATATATGTATAGATAACCATATAAATTCTCATTCGAATCATATAATGTGGAGTTGTATACAATTTTCCCATTGGCTAGTTTCGCCAAATCCTGAATCTGACCGCAAGCACATATGGTTACAAATAAACAAGTGATTAATAGTGTTGTTTTGATTTTCATAATATCAAATATGTTATTTATAATAGAATTTATAAGTAGTATTCGCTTTAAATTACAAAAATAATAAATAATCACTATTAACACAATAAATGCTGTCATTATTTTAAAATTTAAAGTTACTGATTTTCAATATAAGTTTAACAGTTAATCATCTTTTCTCATGAAGCAGTTACTGATTTATCATTAAATTAGGACAACTCAGAATAAAAAAATGAAATTTTTCCACTTTCAGGTTTAACTTTTCTGCTATTTCTTTGTTTATTGATTTGTAGTATCAAAAATTCAGGAATAAAAATGAACAAAAACGAAGTATTCGAGCAGCGCCTTAAAGCGTTGCAAGAGATGGAGGACAATGCAGCGCACCGCCAGCATTTAAAAGGAAAACTTACCGCACGTGAACGTATCAATGTGCTTTTTGACGAAGGAACTTTTTTTGAATTCGATGCCTTTGTGTCGCCTTCGCAAACTCCTATGAGCAGTAAACAATCAAATTTTGGTGATGGCGTTGTTGTGGGACGCGGACTGGTACAGGGGCGAAGTGTATTTGCTTATGCGCAGGATTTTACGGTTTTAGGCGGCTCGCTGGGTTATGCACACGGCATGAAAATAGCCAAAGTACAGGAAATGGCGCTCAAACTTGGTGCTCCCATTGTAGGTTTAATGGATTCAGGAGGTGCCCGTATTCAGGAAGGAGTAAAAAGCTTGTCGGCTTATGCCAGTATTTTCAAGAACAACGTAAAATCTTCGGGCATCATTCCTCAAATCAGTGCTATTCTGGGACCGGCAGCCGGAGGTGCAGTATATTCACCCGCACTGACCGATTTTATTTTTATGACCAACCAGACATCGTATATGTTTGTTACAGGGCCGGATGTGGTTCGCGAAGTGCTGAACGAAGAAATTGATATGGAAGGACTTGGTGGTGGAAATGTACACGCTAGCAAAAGCGGTGTTTCTCATTTTGTTTCGGATGATGAAGAACACACTATCATGCTGATACGGAAATTACTTTCGTATATCCCGTCCAATAACTACGAAACGCTGCCGGTTTCCAACCTGGTCAGCTCCTATGTATCCAGACAGGAATATCTGGACAAAATTATCCCTGATGACCCCAATCGTCCGTACGATATGAAAGAAATTATCAACATCATTGTTGATAAAGATTCATTTTTTGAAGTCCACGAAAAATTTGCCCAAAACATTCTTGTAGGATTTGCCCGTCTGAATGGCAAAACGATCGGAATTGTGGCTAACCAACCCAAAGTTATGGCCGGAACACTGGATATCAATGCCAGCATCAAAGGGGCACGTTTCGTCAGGTTTTGCGATGCATTCAATATTCCGCTACTTATACTGGAAGATGTCCCGGGATTTTTGCCGGGAATAGAGCAGGAGCACAGCGGCATAATACGCAATGGAGCTAAGCTGCTGTACGCTTTCTGTGAGGCCACTGTTCCCAAAATCACCATTATCACACGCAAAGCTTACGGTGGAGCATACATTGTAATGAGTAGTAAAAAAACGGGTGGTGACTTTAATTTTGCCTGGCCAACTGCCGAAATAGCGGTAATGGGACCGGCCGGCGCTATCAAAATCGTGAATAAGCATGAACTCGCCAATGCCGAGAACCGCGCCGAATTAGAAAAAACGTTGGTAGACAAATATAAAAATGAAATAGCCAATCCGTATAAGGCTGAAGAGTTAGGACTGATAGACGAAGTAATAACTCCTTCGAACACCAGACAGATTTTGATAACATCATTTGATATATTATCGAATAAACAATACACGAAACCTGCACGTAAACACGGAAGTATACCTTTGTAAATGGTTATTAACTTCGTTGATAATTGCCCTATGGGCGATATTTACACTGCGTGTGTTATTAGCTTTGCCAATCATTGGCTAATACCTGTAATTATTGTGAAGTAATATCATCGAAAACAAATATTTCATACAAAGTGAGTAGTGCGACGCAATATCGCAAATGAAATAAAGAAACTATCGCCGAAGGCAAATATCACGAACGAAGTGAGATAATATCGCCAAAGGCAAATATCAAAAAAGAATATGAAGAAACGACTTTTAATTGCCAATCGCAGCGAGATAGCTATACGCATTATTCGTGCAGCCCGTAAACAGGGTATGTTGGCTGTAGTTTTTCAAAGTGACAGAGAGCCCGATGCTCTTTATCTCAATTACGCCGACGAAATTATACCGGCTCGTGATGCCGGAAATGACAAACCGATTTTTCTGGATCCTGAAAGAATTGTAAATCTAGCGTTAGAGCACAATATAGATTTGATTCATCCCGGATACGGTTTTTTATCCGAAAATCCCGATTTTGCGCAGCTTTGCGTTGATAACGGAATAAATTTTATCGGTCCTTCTCCGCAATTGATTAGAGATATGGGACTTAAAACTGTTGCAAAAAGCATGGCTATAAAATCCGGATTACCTTTGGTGCCGGGCAGCGATGGTCCGGTTACCGATGCGCATGCTGCTAAAGCTTTTGCCGACAAAATTGGCTATCCGGTCATTCTTAAAGCCTCCGCCGGCGGTGGTGGGCGAGGCATGCGCATTGTTGAAAAGCCTGAAACAATAGAGCGAAATTTTAAATCGGCATCGGACGAAGCATTAGCAGCATTTGGTAACGGTGACATGTTTATTGAAAAATACCTGCAAAATCCAAAGCATTTGGAATTTCAGATAATGGGAGATAAGCATGGCAATGTCGTTCATTTAGGCGAAAGAGAATGTTCATTGCAACGTAAGCATCAGAAAATACTCGAAGAAGCACCTTCAGCAAGTGTAACCCCTGCTATGCGAAAAGAAATGGGCGACATGGCGGTTCGGTTTGCCAAATCAATTGGTTATTATTCTGCTGGTACCATCGAGTTTATTATGGACGAAGACGGTTCGTATTATTTTATGGAGATGAATACCCGTATTCAGGTTGAACATCCGGTTACGGAAATGATTACGGGAGTTGACCTGGTCGATTGGCAAATTCGCGTGGCATTGGGCGAAGAACTGACACTAAAGCAAGAAGACATTCACATCAAGGGTTGGGCTATCGAGTGTCGTGTGAATACGGAAGATCCCCAAAACCGCTTCAGTCCTCAGACAGGTTTTATTGACAAAATTTATTTCCCTCAAAGCAAAGAAATTCGCATAGAAACCGGAGTACAATCAGGTTCGGTTGTAACGCCATATTTCGACTCGATGATCGCCAAAATAATTGTGCATGGCACCGATCGTGCCGATGTGATTGAGAAAACACTGGCGGCATTGTACGATTTCAGTCTGATAGGATTAAAAACCACCGTTCCTTTTTGCCGCACGGTACTACAGCATCCCGAATTTGTAAATGCTACCTATACCACCCGTTGGGTCGATTCGGTATTTACTCCTGAAATGCTTGAAAATGATGAAGATGAAATGATAGGTGCCTTGGCTGCTACCATTATGTATGCATCAGAATATCTGCAACTTTCTTCGGACTTGCCAACATATAAAAATGACTCGCTCAATGTTTGGGTGCTGAATAAGAGATTGAATTATTAAAAGAATAAAAATGGGAACTTCATATATTTATAAAAGAGATGCTTCGCGCCTGTTTATTGCAATGCGCGAAAACGGTAAACGTTACAAAATCTATATTCCAAAAGAATCAAAACCTGTAATAAACGGACAGGAGGAAGATATAGATTTTCTGGAACAGGAAGATTTTCATTACACTTTCGACTGGAAAGGAAAACGCTTTCATTGCGAACTTGTTTCGCGCGATCAGAACAAAGCCGTGATTAAAGTAAATGGTGTGGAATATAAATTCAGCCTGGAATCACTTTTCTCTTACATTCGTCACGGTATG contains:
- a CDS encoding M48 family metalloprotease encodes the protein MKRVLYFMLIILMSQNIHSQIYIPIDTANLPVRTEAARIYRENAKQFYNSIKDDYQGTERSYIKKKYELLDKDFVEDIQKGEYLFNTPFNKKLDEIVQNIITANPILNQDLKFYISKSVSLNAASMGNKNFVLKLGSFYYLQNESQLASVVSHEIAHYILKHALIEIQRRYKLEKGSDYKDEIYEIKKDNTNRGEKAYNKLKGILYDGGKSSRKQEYEADSLGYILIKNTNYNKTEYLNSLRLIEQYDTIRPIGLKLETYKKIFNLPSQPFKEEWLKTEDFSNYDYSKYKEKYNEDSIRSHPETELRIVALKRIYPELNKVDAPQIASPEFKELQNIAKLEQPASLLFQEEYGLGIYFCLYCLQNEDNVDYNKKWLGEYFQKIYNARKEYKLNRYLERVDPKNQSESYKQFLNFMWNLNLSEIKVIADYYNQRGS
- a CDS encoding acyl-CoA carboxylase subunit beta, which translates into the protein MNKNEVFEQRLKALQEMEDNAAHRQHLKGKLTARERINVLFDEGTFFEFDAFVSPSQTPMSSKQSNFGDGVVVGRGLVQGRSVFAYAQDFTVLGGSLGYAHGMKIAKVQEMALKLGAPIVGLMDSGGARIQEGVKSLSAYASIFKNNVKSSGIIPQISAILGPAAGGAVYSPALTDFIFMTNQTSYMFVTGPDVVREVLNEEIDMEGLGGGNVHASKSGVSHFVSDDEEHTIMLIRKLLSYIPSNNYETLPVSNLVSSYVSRQEYLDKIIPDDPNRPYDMKEIINIIVDKDSFFEVHEKFAQNILVGFARLNGKTIGIVANQPKVMAGTLDINASIKGARFVRFCDAFNIPLLILEDVPGFLPGIEQEHSGIIRNGAKLLYAFCEATVPKITIITRKAYGGAYIVMSSKKTGGDFNFAWPTAEIAVMGPAGAIKIVNKHELANAENRAELEKTLVDKYKNEIANPYKAEELGLIDEVITPSNTRQILITSFDILSNKQYTKPARKHGSIPL
- a CDS encoding acetyl-CoA carboxylase biotin carboxylase subunit, with protein sequence MKKRLLIANRSEIAIRIIRAARKQGMLAVVFQSDREPDALYLNYADEIIPARDAGNDKPIFLDPERIVNLALEHNIDLIHPGYGFLSENPDFAQLCVDNGINFIGPSPQLIRDMGLKTVAKSMAIKSGLPLVPGSDGPVTDAHAAKAFADKIGYPVILKASAGGGGRGMRIVEKPETIERNFKSASDEALAAFGNGDMFIEKYLQNPKHLEFQIMGDKHGNVVHLGERECSLQRKHQKILEEAPSASVTPAMRKEMGDMAVRFAKSIGYYSAGTIEFIMDEDGSYYFMEMNTRIQVEHPVTEMITGVDLVDWQIRVALGEELTLKQEDIHIKGWAIECRVNTEDPQNRFSPQTGFIDKIYFPQSKEIRIETGVQSGSVVTPYFDSMIAKIIVHGTDRADVIEKTLAALYDFSLIGLKTTVPFCRTVLQHPEFVNATYTTRWVDSVFTPEMLENDEDEMIGALAATIMYASEYLQLSSDLPTYKNDSLNVWVLNKRLNY
- a CDS encoding biotin/lipoyl-containing protein, producing the protein MGTSYIYKRDASRLFIAMRENGKRYKIYIPKESKPVINGQEEDIDFLEQEDFHYTFDWKGKRFHCELVSRDQNKAVIKVNGVEYKFSLESLFSYIRHGMIDKDGKQINENNIIAPMPGKIVDIFLSEGDLVNEGEPILSLEAMKMQNEISANCNGVIRKIRVQSGQSVMKDELLVEINSIDE